actgattaaccttgtgagtggcaccgtccagcctgtctacccaattttgcatggggtaatccccctggccgaatttgatgccaagaacttttgctgaagtctggggcaccggaaaaGTGTCCgagagatcaaacacaggatccccccttcctaaccagagactttcacacttatcccagttgaccctggacccagatgcctctgagtagccatccacctctgacaccacaaactccacctcctcccttgaggatacgaagagcgtgacatcatcggcgtatgccactgccctcagggtagcctccggcaccgcccggtccatcccgaccctgctataggtccacgatcaaccctcctgaggaagggatctatcgaaaacacatacaacaggggacttagaggacagccctgacggacaccggaccccacctcgAAAGGGCAGcccagccaaccgttcaccagtgggaaagtctcagcccctgcatacaatgttcgcagccaatcaacaaaccccactggcaggccgtatctcagaaggactgaccagaggtactcgtggttaacccgatcaaacgctttggcctgatccaaggacagcaagtacccctcccagtgaccagccctaccctgctccactgcctcccggacaccaagaacagcgctaaaggtgctacggcctggaacagagcaatgctgggcgcccgagaggagccggggtgcaaacttgaccaaccgattaaacagcacttttgccagaaccttcctgtccgtattgagaagcgctatgggatgcaagttctcaatacggctcgagtctttaccctttgacagaaggatcaaagctgacctcctcattgacctaggcagagtgcccgaggaaagacactcattgaatacctcagtcaagaggtccttgaaggtcttataatactcagaagttagtccatccggtcctggcgattttttgagccggagcccatcaattgccagtttaacttcctctatgttgatctcctctgtcaaaacatcaagagaggtgtctacccccggctcaggaacagcttcagccaggaaagccgacatcacttccgaatctagatccctctttcccaagagttgcgagtagtaggatctgacgacctccagaatccttgatctggatcgattcagggatcctgtactatcgatcagtccagtgaccactttactattcactgacatcctacagtttctgtaagggtcgggcgagcggtacttcccgaaatccctctcaaaaaccaaggatgcgtgtctatcgtactggcatttcttgagcaaagatttcactctggagatctcctcgcggctacctccagtcgaaacgagatgttcgagtttcctcctcaggccgttgtacaggcggtacctgtccaggcatctgaggttggagagctctgggaagaacctcgccgccctcctcttgaacatctcccaccactctgacttactgctacaaagatccagtaatggtacctggctctgcagaaaatcctcaaaggactgtcttatctctgcttcctccaggagtgatgaattcagcctccataagcctctgcccatccggggggtctctgcaacattcagagaaaacaatattagacagtgatcggagaattccacctcaacaacggacactggtgaagagatggcttcctccttcaaataaaacctgtctattctggacctgctctgacctctataataggtgaacccctcgtggcctggggtgtgccggatgtggacatccaccaggcgagcttcgttagctatactattaagtgcgacgctgtcaaaagtcaaccgcctgtctccagagcctcccctatcgcgggctcttgtgactgcattaaccccttcccgctgcagggcgtaagtttacgtcctggcagcgcggtacttcccgcaacagggcgtaaacttacgtcctggagatagcgcgggatcaaataagatcccgcgctctctcgcagcgggagccggctatcagtcacagctggcgtcccgctgcaacagcgggggggacatcggagatgcgcccccggctgttaaccccttccctgccgcgatctaagtagatcgcggcagggaaagagttcacagagggagcggactccctccgtgtctccggccggaactcgcgatgtcatcgcgagagcccggcctgtcaccatggcaacaggacgccagacaccggcgtcctgtattgcctatgcctatgatcgctgtataagcgataaggcatggcagagcagtagctctgccatgccttatgacagcgatcataggcacagtgctgcaagtccctcagagggactcaaattatgtaaaaaaaaaaagaaaaatgtaaaaaaaagacaaatgtaaaaaaaaatgtaaaaaaaacccccttttttatgctttttttcagattagcataaaaaaaggtaaaaaaaaaattaaaccccacatatttggtattgtcgcgtacgtaacgacgcgtacaataagttgcacatgcttttgactgtgcacgcaaaaaaacgctaaaaaaaacgctaaaagactgaggcaaaatgctaatttttagcattttgcctcactaaaaacgcaataaaagtgatcaaaaaagccgtatgtaccccaaaatggtatcagtaaaactacagctcgtctcgcaaacaataagccctcatagagctccgtacatcgaaaaataaaNNNNNNNNNNNNNNNNNNNNNNNNNNNNNNNNNNNNNNNNNNNNNNNNNNNNNNNNNNNNNNNNNNNNNNNNNNNNNNNNNNNNNNNNNNNNNNNNNNNNNNNNNNNNNNNNNNNNNNNNNNNNNNNNNNNNNNNNNNNNNNNNNNNNNNNNNNNNNNNNNNNNNNNNNNNNNNNNNNNNNNNNNNNNNNNNNNNNNNNNATAGCTCATCTTGCTCACGCACCTTGTCCTGTAAGGTCTGTACGGTCACATTGTGAACATTTAACTTGACGGTGACTTCTGGGCGGCTGGCACACACATAGCAGTTGGCATTTGGCGGGTCCAGCACACAGGGCACCAGCAGCTTCTTGCGGGGGTTGGGCTGTTTGTTCAGAAATACCTATTGGATCAAGCAGAGAGTCAGTTCGCCGTTCTTCAGAGGAAACCACCGGCGGGGTGAATGGCGGCACACTCACCGTTctgcactgctccaggcttccgGATAAAATCTTCAGCCCCTCCAGCACGATGAGCCCGGAGATGACGGCGTTGGTCGTCGCTATCGCTGGAATGATGTTCCCGGCCATGGCTGTGTGAACAAGACACGACCGTTACTGACTTGTACCTTCAGGAAAGCTACCTGCAGGGTGACTACGGAgcgagcacaagagcttacacttaATATCGAACCGGCTCTTCATGTTCATACTAAAGATGTACATCCTGAGGTTAGCAGCCGCCGTCACAAAGTCCATCGCCGGGGGGTCATCCTACAGAAGGAAAAGCCAACACAAGTCATGTTTGTGTCTGCAGAGGCGACACGATGCGACTCTACGCCAACATGACTCAGCGCCCACACGTCTGTAGCTGCCCCGTGTGCCCGTAGCTGCCCTGTACCTCCAACTGCTGGACGCACGACTGTTCATCCGACATCCGGTTACCTCGCTGCCACGTGCGCATTTGTCTCGGCTAAGCGGTCAGGTATATAAGGAGGGGTGGTTGGCCTTACACATAAGTGCCTAACACTCATGCCACGGCTTACCGCTCTTGCGCTTTCACACGGCAGCgacagtcgttcagtgaatgaaggcgaAGTGCGCCGGGATTTCTTCATTCGCcgtgaacaggcagtcgcacaCCGAGCGAGCGGTCGTGTATTAGCAGCTTCATAGTCAGGAAGCCAAGCAAGTAGTGCAAGACAACTATCACGGCCGATAGTAAAGCCCCCGTAAGCCGCAGTCAGAGAGCGCAGGCCGTAACTTACCTCCTGGGAACAAAAGGATCGGGTGCTGAAGATCCCTATCTCCGATCCTTTCCTGACATCACATATAGGAGAGGCCCCCATACACTTCAGAGAGTTGTCtggcctcgctgttatcagctggTTCAGACGAAACTGTGAAGTGTACGGGAGACTTAAAGGGACATTCTCATCTTGGCCAAGACAGGAAAACCCAACCCTTCAACCAAGCGCTACTTCCGTAACTGCCgttcacttcaataagagctacggAGACGGCGCAGGACGGGGGCGCTCGGCCGCGTGGCTGGAGGTATAGCAGCCGTTTCTCAGCTATGAAAATCTAGGATTGTGAAAGGGATGTCCACCATCTCCACGCGCCGCTGGTGGTCTGGTTGGTCCCTCGGCAGCCTCCCCATACACCTGCggacactcaccttgtcccacaCCAGTTCGGCGCCGCTGGTGTTCTGGTTGGTCCCTCGGCAGCCTCCCCCATACAACCTGCggacactcaccttgtcccacaCCAGTTCGGCGCCGCTGGTGTTCTGGTTGGTCCCTCGGCAGCCTCCCCATACACCTGCggacactcaccttgtcccacaCCAGTTCGGCGCCGCTGGTGTTCTGGTTGGTCCCTCGGCAGCCTCCCCATACACCTGCggacactcaccttgtcccacaCCAGTTCGGCGCCGCTGGTGTTCTGGTTGGTCCCTCGGCGGCCTCCCCATACACCTGCggacactcaccttgtcccacaCCAGTTCGGCGCCGTCTCCCTTTGTAGATAACTGATCCCTTAAAGTCTTGACGCTTTGAGAAAACAGCTGAGCGTAACCAGCGACGTCCAGAACCTGCTGATCCTTCAGGCCGAGCGCCGCGGACGCCTTCTTCTGTTCGGCAGGACCTTTATCTATGGTGGAAAAGGCAGAGACCAGCGTGAGGCCAGGAATATTCAGAGGAGACGAGCGATGCGCTATACGGCGGGGGAGGGTCCGACATATAATCTACTGAGCTGCAGCCTCCAGCAACGCGGCGCCCAGCAGCCGTGACCAGAGAACGTCACACGCTTCTACTTCCGTGGGTGCATTCACATTCGCGATATCAGAACACATGACCCTCAGGAGCGATGGGTCCCTCAGACTGACGGCCCCAGACAAAACGCATCACGCAGCCAAAATCGTAGgtttgcaagtgcgatatcggtcagAGTTTCTCGGATGGGTACCGCagtcgcccatgtgaatccacccCCAGAGAGATAAGCTCATCCTTCCACTACAGTGCTTACCGCTGTTCTGCAGGCCGGACCAGTCCAGGGGCACCGGCGccttcctcttcctccacagCTTGTCCATGGTCAGGAGGTAACGGATGTCGTCTTTGAAAAGCTGTAAGTAAATGGTGAATATGTGATGATCTGAATCCTGGGTGCTGCACCCCCCGAGGGTAGCACTGTTACCCCGGATTACAGCCCCGTCGCCATAGTTACCTTGTTAAAGAGCTTCACCGGATCATACCCCGTGGACTTGGCCCACTGCTTCGTGGATACTCGCTTGACGTCTCCGTCCTCCTCGGACGCGTTGGCCCTCGCTGCGGCCTCTGTGGGCTCCCCTGAGGGATAAACAAAGCTGTGAGGGCTCGAAGCGTCCTGCGTGACACAAGTCACACCACAAGCATCCGGCACGGGACATCAGTACTCACAGGAGGCCTCGGGGTCAGCCGTGTCCGGGGAGACCTCTTGATCGGCATCCTCCTCCCCAAATAACTGGCTGCAGAGAGGAGATAAGAGGGGTCAGCGGTGACAGAGGGGCGACGAGACCGGACATCACTGCACACACGGGGAGGACACAGAAATAGTCGGGGCAACGAGACCTCACATCACTGCACCCGGGGAGGACACAGAAATAGTCGGGGCAACGAGACCGGACATCACTGCACACCCGGGGAGGACACAGAAATAGTCGGGGCGACGAGACCTCACATCACTGCACACACGGGGAGGACGCGGAAATAGTCGGGGCGACGAGACCTGACATCACTGCACACGGGGAGGAGGCAGAAATAGTTGGGGCGACGAGACCGGACATCACTGCACACAGGGAGGACGCGGAAATAGTCGGGGCGACGAGACCTGACATCACTGCACACACAGGGAGGACACGGAAATAGTCGGGGCGACGAGA
The Eleutherodactylus coqui strain aEleCoq1 chromosome 11, aEleCoq1.hap1, whole genome shotgun sequence genome window above contains:
- the UBA2 gene encoding SUMO-activating enzyme subunit 2, with the translated sequence MAVTGALRTELAEAVSGCRVLVVGAGGIGCELLKNLLLTGFTNLDVIDLDTIDVSNLNRQFLFQKKHVGRSKAQVAKESVLQFCPGASITAYHDSIMNAEYDVEFFRKFTLVMNALDNRAARNHVNRMCLAADIPLIESGTAGYLGQVTVIKKGVTECYECQPKPTQKTFPGCTIRNTPSEPIHCIVWAKYLFNQLFGEEDADQEVSPDTADPEASWEPTEAAARANASEEDGDVKRVSTKQWAKSTGYDPVKLFNKLFKDDIRYLLTMDKLWRKRKAPVPLDWSGLQNSDKGPAEQKKASAALGLKDQQVLDVAGYAQLFSQSVKTLRDQLSTKGDGAELVWDKDDPPAMDFVTAAANLRMYIFSMNMKSRFDIKSMAGNIIPAIATTNAVISGLIVLEGLKILSGSLEQCRTVFLNKQPNPRKKLLVPCVLDPPNANCYVCASRPEVTVKLNVHNVTVQTLQDKVDGEPTGYIVSADFQ